A single Lactuca sativa cultivar Salinas chromosome 8, Lsat_Salinas_v11, whole genome shotgun sequence DNA region contains:
- the LOC111918326 gene encoding uncharacterized protein LOC111918326: MTVYNSGESTGGGGYLAVKKVFPVEDYVEKVSQRLVEAAYANDFKAALECLADPFVDVNFAGTVCLNSKKTEIVLHDESPSEVLVEFEEFNTDVTALFLAAHAGNVKLVRKLLSIGANVNKKLFRGYATTAATRGRHVEILELLIEGGASQVACEEALLEASHHGFAMPAKALMASDLIRPNVAIHALVNASCRGYIDFVDTLFKCGVDMNGTARVLLRSSKPFLHADVSCNALVAAIVNRQISVVQLLLKAGARTDTKVRLGAWSWDTTTGEEFRVGAGLAEPYDITWCAVEYFEKTGSILNTLLQHISPNIPHFGRTIIHHAILCSNLKAIELLLNQGADPELPVQTIKGTGFRLIHLAASLGYSAVLHHLVNAGCNLDSKTDAGETALMICARNKHVDCLKLLAGAGADFGLVNSGNQCVQSIAGSVRWTLGLRQAILEVVRTGKVLRSSDSSIFSSLMFVTRVNDTDALKKLVDQGVDLDEQDENGYSAVMVAVINRHVDAFRLLVSAGANVKLQNKYGETAVSLSEASVDCGAFEKVILECENDINAPKKGFSFSFYTLHRAVSRGDFDAVKTLTNNENDININAPDGDGYTPLMLAAREGHGRICEFLISKGAICEIENARHETALRLACKDAEQVLLDHVARGLVLGGGRVKKHCKGGKGCPHSKRLSMVEGGGLLRWGKSSRRNVVCKWAEVGGSSSFRWNRRKKADGEEEGLFRVVTTKNKEVHFVCEGGVDMAELWVRGIKLVTREAIFGN, from the exons ATGACGGTGTACAACTCCGGCGAATCCACAGGCGGTGGAGGATATCTGGCTGTGAAAAAGGTGTTTCCTGTGGAAGATTACGTGGAGAAAGTCTCACAACGCCTCGTTGAAGCTGCATATGCCAACGATTTTAAAGCTGCGTTGGAGTGCTTGGCAGATCCTTTTGTTGATGTGAACTTTGCTGGAACCGTATGTTTGAATTCGAAGAAGACAGAGATCGTGTTACATGATGAGTCTCCCAGCGAGGTTCTAGTGGAGTTTGAAGAGTTCAATACGGATGTCACTGCTCTGTTCCTCGCTGCTCATGCCGGAAACGTGAAGCTTGTCAGAAAGCTACTG AGTATTGGGGCAAATGTGAACAAGAAATTATTTCGTGGGTATGCAACCACAGCAGCAACAAGAGGACGCCATGTTGAGATATTGGAGTTATTAATTGAAGGTGGAGCTTCTCAAGTTGCTTGTGAAGAGGCTTTACTTGAAGCAAGTCACCATGGTTTCGCCATGCCTGCAAAAGCCCTAATGGCATCAGACCTCATTCGCCCTAATGTTGCAATCCATGCCCTTGTCAATGCATCATGTAGAGGATATATTGATTTTGTTGATACACTTTTCAAG TGTGGAGTAGACATGAATGGAACTGCTCGAGTTTTGCTTCGATCTTCCAAGCCATTTTTACATGCGGATGTTAGTTGTAATGCCCTTGTTGCGGCTATTGTCAATAGACAAATCTCAGTTGTTCAACTTCTTTTGAAG GCGGGTGCAAGAACAGACACCAAGGTGAGGCTAGGAGCCTGGTCATGGGACACGACAACCGGAGAAGAATTCCGAGTAGGCGCCGGTTTAGCTGAACCGTATGACATTACATGGTGCGCGGTCGAGTATTTTGAAAAAACCGGTTCAATATTAAACACCCTCCTTCAACATATCTCCCCTAATATTCCTCATTTTGGTCGAACGATAATCCATCACGCTATACTTTGCTCAAATCTAAAAGCAATCGAGCTTTTATTAAACCAGGGTGCTGATCCGGAGCTCCCGGTTCAAACCATCAAAGGAACCGGTTTCCGGCTAATCCATTTGGCAGCAAGCCTCGGTTACTCCGCCGTCCTCCACCACCTGGTCAACGCCGGCTGTAATCTCGACTCGAAAACTGACGCAGGAGAAACTGCACTCATGATATGTGCAAGGAATAAACACGTCGACTGTCTTAAGCTTCTCGCCGGCGCCGGAGCCGATTTCGGTTTGGTCAATTCCGGTAATCAATGTGTCCAGTCGATCGCTGGATCGGTTCGATGGACATTAGGGCTGAGACAAGCTATTTTGGAGGTGGTTCGAACCGGAAAGGTCCTCCGGTCTAGCGATTCTTCGATATTCTCGAGTTTAATGTTTGTTACACGTGTGAACGATACTGACGCGTTGAAAAAACTcgttgaccaaggagttgacctcgATGAACAAGATGAAAATGGGTATTCGGCAGTCATGGTTGCCGTCATAAACCGACACGTGGACGCCTTCCGGTTGCTCGTATCTGCCGGAGCTAAcgtaaaacttcaaaataaatacggCGAAACCGCAGTTAGTTTATCGGAAGCGAGTGTTGACTGTGGTGCTTTTGAGAAAGTTATCCTTGAATGTGAAAATGACATTAATGCCCCTAAGAAaggattttctttttcattttacaCCCTCCACCGAGCCGTTTCTAGAGGCGACTTCGACGCCGTTAAAACGTTAACAAACAATGAAAACGACATTAACATTAACGCTCCTGACGGCGACGGATACACGCCGCTTATGTTAGCGGCGCGTGAAGGACACGGTAGGATCTGCGAGTTTTTGATTTCGAAAGGGGCGATTTGTGAGATTGAGAACGCGAGACACGAGACGGCGCTCCGGTTAGCTTGTAAAGACGCCGAACAGGTTCTGTTGGACCACGTGGCACGGGGGCTGGTGTTGGGTGGTGGTCGAGTCAAGAAACATTGTAAAGGGGGGAAAGGGTGTCCACATAGCAAGCGGCTAAGCATGGTGGAAGGCGGTGGGTTGTTGCGGTGGGGGAAATCGAGTAGGCGGAATGTGGTGTGTAAATGGGCGGAGGTTGGTGGAAGCTCGTCGTTCCGGTGGAACCGGAGGAAGAAGGCGGATGGGGAGGAGGAGGGGTTGTTTCGGGTGGTTACGACGAAGAATAAGGAGGTGCATTTTGTGTGCGAGGGTGGTGTTGATATGGCAGAGTTATGGGTCAGGGGGATTAAACTTGTGACGCGTGAAGCTATTTTTGGGAACTAA